cagacaaacagacaaacagacaaaaatgacaaaaatgatggaaatgggttctgttagttatcctttaaaatgctggctattttttttgtcaatttcttcaatgtacaaaaattacttttctacagatttattatatgtatagatttttcagtgcacataagatataaaaccgtttaacttaagtttttttaccgattttttattttgtgtgaaatCGCAGCTTACTAAAACCAACCCTAATGTTTCTTCTTGTTCCTTTGTGTACCAGGTAAGCGGTATATCGCGCGAACAATCTCGCAGTAGGTACATGTCTTCGGTCGTCGCAGTAAGTACGTTTTCTACTTTCATAACGTTatcacactatagttcggccattcagagaatgcgttcctgacacgtcgcgattgaactgacgacgtaactacattcattgattattgatataataatgttgttttaatgctcctcaattgttaaaacggtaaacaaccagcaaaaatatttttatcgtaactgcaacgccattgcaaagttacgtcgtcagttcaatcgcgacgtgtcaggaacgcattctctgaatggccgaactataatacataaaaaacctAGAAAAAAAGTTGCCTTTATATTATCTTTCATACAGaacagaattaattaaaaagagcaaaaagGTTTTTGACAGCGGTGggattcgaacccacgcccttTCGGACTGGTGCCTAAAACCAGCGCCTTAGACCACTCGGCCACGCTGCCCTTACGTAGCTGGTGCGAAATAGTAAATTATAATCACCAATACGCTTGGTATGACGTCATTGACCTTGTTATTTCGCATATCAGTGACGAATTTAGTTGACATGACTCTACTATTTATTTGGCTCATTGTTTGACAGACATTCCAATCACAGTGACTGGGGGAGCTTTATACGCCTCAATTTCTACTTCAGTTGATCAAATGCGTAGTAAATATTACAAACAAGCCAAAATCTTTTTTGTTACGCTTTTGTCTCCAGGTCTTTGATCTCAAGGAGTGGTATATTTAGGAGTTCATACATACTCTTTTCTTTTACGTAAGTAGTAAGATAGAAATTACAATAGTAACTTTGCCAAAACAATGTTTGCATTGTATGCGTACAGTAGCGCCATCTGTTACGGTGGTTATGTACTTTTGAGTCGGCCATTTTGCTTCACTTGCAAGACAAAGAAAATTTTCAccaaaataatgtatattttatatattatgtaggtttaaataaaatatatcttgtGCGCTGTAATTTGTAAAGGAAGAATGTCGGTTATTAATAATGTGCCTGTACATATAGAAAACCACATTTGCACTTATTTTCTTCCATCATCATCAAAGTAAGAAAGATTGTCTTCCTAGAGATGATTGACTATTTCGAATTAAAAAATTGAGGAAGGTAAATGAATAATAACACATAATTGTTCATAATATCCTGTATATTTACCTAAGTGTAAAGGAGAATTATTTACAAGGTGGACATCGATAATTATGTATACGCTTATCCTAGCTTACCTCCTTACAAGATACAAAACATgagattaaaataaagaaaaacaaaacatttataagCAATGGATTATTAGCTGAcagaaacaaaaagaaatgttACAGAAATATTAGCCTCTTTTGTTAaaccaaaattaattttacGGACTAGTATTTTTTTGCGGCCGGTATCTAAATTTTATTTGCATAGTTCACAAATTagatttttgataaaaaattgaatttttgcAAACGCAGGTATTGTAACAATGGTCATAAACTTTTTActtattgatttaatattttatcaattcaACAAATTAATGAATGCAGGTTTTAACAGCTTAGGATTATAGTGTACATATCAGCACCTTTTATTTATACGGAATAAATGAATCAAGAACATTttgctattatttttattcaggcTTTAAAAAAAGGTTTACCTAGGCATAGGTATATACTCTGGTACGgcgtaaataaaagaaaaaatacattttcaatgaCGAATTGTCTTCAAGTTAATTgttttcagttaaaaataaatacatatttaagtattacaaattaataactaaaaaactCCTATCtgaagcatatttttatttcaatattttaaattgtcacaaaaaatcaaatattatttaaatatataaattacaaataaaattcgataatttaacattaaattaattgcATTTCAACGCTTTCGTTGTCAAAACAGCGGCTAGCGCCTATGTATACGATCGGATATGTTATATaagcaaagattttttttttttttttaactttgcaTTCACTTCAACGAGctctttttagtttttatttttctaagccTCAAGTAATCATACTACTTGTAGGTTGCCTGTGTTTATTGAAATGAACGCATGTAATAATTAAACAGCGAACTTTGTAATCATatcgcgtcctgtgggaactactgcacaTTGCTAAattctttcctctttataatattagtatcgatgtccttatttaaaattcgaatgaTGGTTCTTGACTATGGTTGAATAGTAGCATTTTATTCTGGgtatattttatagtttgttTCTACCATAGATTACGACTACATAGTTCGTTGTTCACCATAGATTAATAGATACTATCTGTTAGACTTTTTGTTCATGCGTGATATAATTTAATGAATGCATTCAAGCAACCAATGATTATCATAAACAGAGTTGCAACAAAACACGTTAGTAGGTACAAACTAGTTATATTTGGTTACACAATATTATTACCGTATAAATTACTCAGTTTTATTAACTTCTAAAAGAATTTACAATTACAATGTACAAATTTCTTATTTCTAACGAGCGTTAACTCTCTACAGCTTAAATGTACCAATCCGATAGGAATGTATTTggatatttagtttttttttgttagattttTCTGGAAATCAGCCGCTTGATTGAATTATATGCtgaataagtataaaaatttaGTGCCATTTTATTGGAAGCATCGATGTTGTTGTAGGTCTCAATTCTTTGTCCTTTTTCGATCCAGCTACGTTCTAATTGTGAGCGCTGAGGGAACGAATGATTAGGCTTTAACATTCGCGTTCGACAATGACCTCAATTTGTTTTTACCTCATTTCTTTGTTCGAAACTGGGATTTACCACcgattttatgattattgtgaATTTAAAGTAATTTCGATGCGGTTGAGATCTAGAAAAATCTAAAACAGGAGTGTTTCCCAATAACTAAGTTTctaatgaaatgttttaaatttcgaCTTCTTTCATATATTTATACACTGAATGTTTCATTTATATCCAGTATCAGCTACACGTATAAGTAGTATTGCAGTGaactattaaaaaacaattaaacattttgCTATTAACAATCTCGTTAATTACAGTGATCCATgtaatttttctattaatttaaataaattaattgacacAATgtgttacttaaattaattgaattaaataacaCTGGCTATTTGCGTTTGCATTAGTAAATATTTCGTTGAATTTGAAAGGAATGGCTTATTTTTGACTCATTTTCTGACATGTAAACGTGTGCCTTGATTATTCTAGAATATATCTGTGACCATAAACAACACAAGTGCATTCCATAAACGTCTTATTTACTAATGTCAacgattttttaaaagtatttgaaaTTCGAAGATGGCACACAAGCAAAATTACAAAGTAAAAGAAATCGATGCACAACCTATTTCCAGAAATTACAATCAAATAAAATGAgattaaaatatctaaaactaaattaaaaaaacaatctaaATAATAGAGATACGTCAATTCCTAAAATAATTAACCCCAAGGTGACAacaaaaatcttaaataaaattagtgtcttaaaactaaaaataaaacccaaTTGTTTATGGTATGAAGTAGATGTCAAGTATAAATCAATGTCGGTATTGTATattgataaataggtacaatatttgttcagtaaaaaaataataatttcgatGACAAACTGGAagcaaaatattacaaaatctaCTTATTTTTTAGAGAGTTCGATctaaatacatacacacatacataattatattacacGTAATAGTCGTAGATATGGACGTGTCCACAAACAATATTCAAGACTCCATAGTCTATGCGAAGAGAGTTGGCAATATACAGTTGAAGGAAAGCGGATGGcacaaaattcatattttacagACAAGATCGATCATTCAGAACAATACATGCGAACCACATTGGTCTTCCAACAGAGACTCACACCTCTGATAAACACCATTTCAAATCATCACACAAATGATTAAAAAACTTGGTCTCAaagatgataatttaataacaatttaatttctATCATGCTGTCATCTCGTACAGAAAATATTCTGTATCTTTTGTACCGGGCTTGTACATCACTGTACATGCCGTACATTACAAATGTATCCATGTCAAACATTTatagaacaataaataatttcatcgatcgtaattttttaaataataatcacaGAACAATTTTAGCCAcgttcataaattaataaattacttttgctTATTTTGCCGCGCGTTTCGCGTGGTATGGTGTGTAActgtcaaaatttaaaaatggaatggcTGGTCTGCAGACGGTTGACCGGTCAGTCGAGGCGTGACCGGCGACTAGTAAATACGTGGCGTTGGTTGCTCTGTGTCGTCTCACGCGTAGAACTCGCGGTTGTTGTGACCCTTGCCGTACGACGCTGCGGCAGGGCTTCTCTTGGGCTCGTCGAGCGCGTACGACCCCTCGTCCTTCTTGCGCATTCGATATACTATGAACATCACCACCAGGATTGCACATAGTAGCCCTACTACTGCACCGCCAATCACGGCTGAAAACACAGAAAATACACGATTAATACTGAATACAGTTCCAAAATAATAAGaatcaacattttaataatttctcaAAAAGTGTTAAAGTCGGTATTTTGGTAAAAACCTCACGGTTTGGGGCCCACCCACGTTAAGTCGTCATCCCTGACTGGTACCTAACAGCAAAAGGCCGTGATGCGTACTTTTAGGACTCGTCTGGGCTGTACCCTTCACAGTAAAAAGTTTCCATTCCCCTCTTAAATgtagcaaaaataatacataccgGCGAGAATGCCAGGCTGCGCGAAGAAGCTGGTGGCACGGTCTTCGGGCTTCGCGTTCATGATGACCACTTTGTCTGGCGCCCTCGTGTCCTGGTTCACGTTGCTGCCTGAAGGCTCCTGGTCCTGAAACGTTATAGCACTTCTTTATACAATTTGAAAAGGAGACTTGTTCACACCTTCTTTTCGCGAAAATGGGCCACAGATTACGAAGATAGTAAATCCAACAGCCTCATCTATCGAAcctttttccccaactatgttggggtcggcttccagtctaaccagaatgtagttgagtaccagtgttttataaggaatggctgcctatctgacctcaactcagttacccggacaacctaataccccttggttagactggtgtcagacttacttaaATCTGTGAAGATGATTGGTATATAACAAGAGCTGGGTCTCTTTAATTTATAGACAGCGTAATCTGTGTCACCATGCGTCGACCTCGGCGGATTTTCACATCTATTTTGAGAGAATTTTCGTGACAAAACGAGCGAGAATAGTTTGGTTGTATTTTAGGAACAGCTGTGTTTTGACGTATGGGCCGTAGGAgcatgtttaattaattaagtggTCTTGTTAGTATGATGTAATAAGAAGGTCCTTATCAAATTAATGGCCATATTGTGGGCCAATGTTCGCTTCgatcaggttttttttttattttttatttaaaatattctaaattcTAAAATTCCCCGACGCAATAGATATCGGGATTGCCCTCTATAATTAAAACGTATTAGGTCATCCCATGATATTCGCCATAGTTATCGCAAACAATTCCGGAATGTGACCGGGTTTTTCTGTTATCAGTCCTAAAAAATGCTAATTCTATGGCATGCGACATCGCATATAAATAGACATtgttggccttactacaaaaacttaaacccctgttttacacttgtctaaaaaaaatttggctgcaaaatgaaccgtatgtcaacgtcataatttgacatttttttagacaaggcataaactgacgtttaaaagtttttgtggtaagacggtgttTGTTTTGTTGAGAGAGTTAAAACTATATTGGATTTGGCTTTTGGTCTAATGTGATGTATGACTAAAGCTTACGTTTCTGATTTTCAAACGCAAACTAGTTTGTAGGCCTtcttaagactggttgtcttcTGCAGAGAATGTAACAACTGcctacaaaacaaaagacaatggGCGTAAGACTAAAGACCCATTTTCAAGGTATTCTCCAGAAAacctccatccaaaggttgtccaCCTTGGTATAAGACCGCCATTTGCACTCATTTTTGTGTATTAAGATGTCCTGTGTTGTTatttttcttggtgtacaataaagaataatctatctatctatttattaaaataatcaaacaGTATACGTACGACTGGTGGCACGAGATCCTCGCCAGAGATGCTGATGTCTGTCTCCG
Above is a window of Helicoverpa zea isolate HzStark_Cry1AcR chromosome 1, ilHelZeax1.1, whole genome shotgun sequence DNA encoding:
- the LOC124630305 gene encoding syndecan isoform X3, which gives rise to MNAKPEDRATSFFAQPGILAAVIGGAVVGLLCAILVVMFIVYRMRKKDEGSYALDEPKRSPAAASYGKGHNNREFYA